Proteins from a single region of Candidatus Omnitrophota bacterium:
- the nuoB gene encoding NADH-quinone oxidoreductase subunit NuoB: protein MGLKEKILTKSLYVFHLSSGSCNNCDIEILDCLTPRYDLERFGIVLVGSVKHADALLCTGSTNRLCVPRIKKLYEMMPKPGFVIAWGACGSSRGVFKDSYNTGSPLDEIIPVDLYIPGCPPKPEAVIAGVKKLLDKVNAVKKK, encoded by the coding sequence ATGGGACTAAAAGAAAAAATATTAACCAAATCGTTATATGTATTTCATCTCTCGAGCGGAAGCTGTAATAATTGCGACATAGAAATACTCGATTGCCTGACGCCGCGGTATGACCTCGAGAGATTCGGTATAGTTTTAGTCGGTAGTGTCAAACACGCCGACGCTTTACTTTGCACCGGCTCGACGAACCGGCTGTGCGTTCCCAGGATAAAGAAGTTGTACGAGATGATGCCGAAGCCCGGGTTCGTGATAGCGTGGGGCGCGTGCGGCTCTTCGCGGGGTGTCTTTAAAGATAGCTACAATACGGGTTCCCCGCTGGACGAGATAATTCCCGTCGATCTGTATATACCGGGTTGTCCGCCGAAACCTGAAGCGGTTATAGCGGGGGTAAAGAAATTATTGGATAAGGTTAACGCTGTAAAGAAGAAATGA
- a CDS encoding GDP-mannose 4,6-dehydratase, translating to MPDKKTYLITGATGFIGSCLLRRLVRDGEHVHIIIRKEASPWRIKDLLPKVTQHISDLSDTEELRNIFETVRPSVIYHLAAYGAYSHQNDADRIMRTNILGTWNMLKAASVVGYDLFVNTGSSSEYGFKKFPMKETDILEPVSYYAVAKSSQTLLCSHVAREGRMPIVTLRPFSVYGPYEEPSRFMPTLMKALYFTKKMELVSPEISRDLIYVEDMVDAYLLTDQLKKYPGEVFNIGTGRQCSIKDVVETAVKVTGRAADFRWGKMKPRAWDTANWVADISKAEKLLNWHPAVKLEEGLSLMWEWSKANLPEYDK from the coding sequence ATGCCTGACAAGAAGACTTACCTAATAACAGGCGCTACAGGATTCATAGGTTCTTGTTTGCTTCGAAGGCTTGTGCGGGATGGCGAGCATGTCCATATTATTATAAGAAAAGAGGCAAGCCCGTGGCGTATAAAAGATCTTCTCCCAAAGGTTACCCAACATATTTCCGATTTATCCGATACGGAGGAGCTGAGAAATATTTTTGAAACAGTTCGGCCGAGCGTGATATATCATCTTGCCGCTTATGGGGCTTATTCGCATCAGAATGACGCTGACCGGATAATGCGTACCAATATACTGGGCACATGGAATATGCTTAAGGCCGCTTCCGTGGTCGGCTACGATCTATTTGTCAATACCGGAAGCTCTTCCGAATACGGCTTTAAAAAATTTCCGATGAAAGAAACCGACATCCTTGAGCCAGTGAGTTATTATGCCGTCGCGAAAAGTTCGCAGACATTATTATGCAGTCACGTGGCCAGAGAAGGGAGGATGCCAATAGTAACGCTCAGGCCTTTTTCCGTTTATGGGCCTTATGAGGAACCATCCAGATTCATGCCGACTTTAATGAAAGCCCTGTATTTCACAAAAAAAATGGAACTTGTTTCTCCGGAAATTTCACGCGACCTTATTTATGTCGAAGATATGGTCGACGCGTATCTGTTGACCGACCAGCTGAAAAAGTATCCTGGCGAAGTATTCAATATAGGTACCGGCAGGCAGTGTTCGATTAAAGATGTAGTCGAGACAGCGGTAAAGGTGACGGGCAGGGCCGCCGATTTTAGATGGGGAAAGATGAAGCCGCGAGCATGGGATACGGCGAATTGGGTTGCTGATATTTCGAAGGCGGAAAAATTGCTAAATTGGCATCCGGCGGTTAAATTAGAAGAAGGTCTGTCATTGATGTGGGAATGGTCGAAGGCCAACCTCCCCGAATACGACAAATAG
- a CDS encoding NADH-quinone oxidoreductase subunit H — MKIFEYLFMFLVFPGFIFSSTIGLLAGWVDRKLTARVQWRVGPPWYQNFVDVIKLLFYKETLIPVNVSKPIFLGMPLLSLASATIVSTILLVISRFPQAGFLGDLIVVIYLLMIPAIALMLGAFASENPLASLGASREMKLMLAYELPFIISVLVPVIKCGYAIKVGDIITYQSLHGHIIAGASGVISFIVMLLCVQAKLGFAPFDMPEAETEIMAGSYIEYSGKALGVFKLSKAILLFVLPVLMIILYFGGIGFDVETFIKNVAGYLAILAAIVVIKNTNPRVRIDQAVRFFWGPVTALAIISAVLAYFGY, encoded by the coding sequence ATGAAGATATTCGAATACCTATTCATGTTTTTGGTATTTCCCGGTTTCATATTCTCATCCACCATCGGTCTTTTAGCCGGGTGGGTGGACAGGAAACTTACCGCCAGGGTTCAATGGAGGGTGGGGCCGCCGTGGTATCAGAACTTTGTGGACGTGATAAAATTGCTTTTTTATAAAGAGACGCTTATCCCGGTGAATGTATCCAAACCGATCTTTCTCGGGATGCCGTTATTGTCGCTTGCCTCCGCGACCATCGTCTCGACTATATTACTTGTGATAAGCCGTTTTCCACAGGCAGGTTTTTTGGGCGACCTCATAGTCGTCATATATCTTCTGATGATACCGGCTATCGCATTGATGCTGGGGGCATTCGCGTCGGAGAACCCATTGGCTTCGCTCGGCGCTTCCAGAGAGATGAAACTCATGCTCGCCTACGAACTGCCGTTCATAATTTCCGTCCTGGTGCCGGTAATAAAGTGTGGCTACGCTATAAAGGTCGGTGATATAATAACGTATCAGTCGTTGCATGGGCACATCATAGCGGGCGCCTCCGGCGTCATATCGTTTATCGTAATGCTTCTGTGCGTCCAGGCTAAGCTGGGGTTTGCTCCGTTCGATATGCCTGAAGCGGAGACCGAGATCATGGCCGGCTCGTACATAGAGTATTCGGGCAAGGCGCTCGGCGTATTCAAACTCTCGAAGGCGATACTGCTTTTTGTCCTGCCGGTTCTTATGATAATCCTGTATTTCGGCGGGATCGGATTCGATGTCGAAACTTTTATAAAGAATGTCGCAGGCTATCTCGCGATACTGGCGGCCATCGTAGTGATAAAGAATACGAACCCCAGGGTCAGGATAGATCAGGCGGTGCGTTTTTTCTGGGGGCCGGTTACGGCGCTGGCGATAATTTCGGCGGTACTGGCATATTTCGGATACTGA
- a CDS encoding glycosyltransferase family 2 protein, with translation MLNGKRIVVVMPAYNAEKTLEKTYNDIPKDVVDDIILTDDNSGDKTVEVAGRLKIKTFIHDKNLGYGGNQKTCYREALKFGADVVIMLHPDYQYPPSLITPMAGLITSGMFDVVTGSRILGNKALRGGMPLYKYISNRVLTLLENNMIGEKLSEYHTGYRAFSREVLLNLPLLENSDDFIFDNQILAQAFYFGYRVGEITCPSQYTKESSSINFRRSVVYGLGVLNTAVQYMLQKNRLSKFRIFDKDGKRLKLD, from the coding sequence ATGCTGAACGGTAAAAGAATCGTCGTGGTGATGCCGGCGTATAACGCGGAGAAGACCCTCGAGAAGACCTATAACGATATCCCTAAGGACGTGGTGGATGACATTATCCTTACGGACGACAACTCGGGCGATAAGACCGTCGAGGTCGCCGGAAGACTGAAGATAAAAACGTTCATCCATGACAAGAATTTAGGTTATGGCGGGAACCAGAAAACCTGTTACCGCGAGGCGCTGAAGTTCGGTGCGGATGTGGTGATCATGCTTCACCCCGATTACCAGTATCCTCCGAGTCTTATAACGCCGATGGCAGGATTGATAACATCCGGAATGTTTGACGTTGTAACGGGATCGAGGATACTCGGCAATAAGGCGTTAAGGGGTGGAATGCCGCTGTATAAATATATCTCGAACAGGGTGCTGACACTCTTAGAGAATAATATGATAGGCGAGAAACTCTCCGAGTACCACACAGGTTACAGGGCTTTCTCGAGAGAGGTTCTTCTGAATCTGCCGCTATTGGAAAATTCGGACGATTTTATATTCGATAACCAGATATTGGCGCAGGCGTTTTATTTCGGTTACAGGGTGGGAGAGATAACATGCCCCAGCCAGTATACGAAAGAATCATCCTCCATAAATTTCCGCAGAAGCGTTGTGTACGGGCTGGGTGTGCTCAATACGGCTGTACAGTATATGCTTCAGAAGAATAGGCTCAGCAAGTTCCGCATATTCGATAAAGACGGCAAGAGACTAAAATTAGATTGA
- a CDS encoding glycosyltransferase family 2 protein, whose product MKKISAIIACYKDEQAIPHMYKRLTDIFNKIQVEYEIIFVNDGSPDNTEAILSELAEKDTHIVVVNHSRNFSSQMAFTSGMDIANGDAVVLLDGDLQDPPELIEALYKKWLEGYDVVYGVRAKREAPFLMQIAYKIFYRIFHALSYVKIPLDAGDFSLIDKKVAEHMKKLPERDRFLRGLRAWVGFRQVGVSYVRAERMFGKTTNNFLKNFNWATKGIFSFSYVPLEIITLFSFIIFLVAIFGMIAQIIIRILTPSTPHGVTTILVVVLFVGAVQLLSLSILGQYIGKIFEEVKQRPKYIVKSIYRKGQNAER is encoded by the coding sequence ATGAAGAAGATATCCGCGATCATAGCATGTTATAAGGATGAGCAGGCAATCCCGCATATGTATAAACGTCTGACGGATATTTTTAATAAGATACAGGTTGAGTACGAGATTATATTTGTAAATGACGGCAGTCCGGATAATACAGAAGCGATTTTATCGGAACTTGCCGAAAAAGATACCCATATCGTTGTCGTAAATCATTCCCGCAACTTCAGTTCACAAATGGCATTTACAAGCGGTATGGATATAGCAAACGGTGATGCCGTCGTGCTTCTTGACGGAGACCTACAGGACCCGCCGGAACTCATAGAGGCGCTGTATAAAAAGTGGCTGGAAGGATATGATGTTGTTTACGGTGTGCGCGCGAAGAGAGAAGCCCCCTTTTTAATGCAGATAGCGTACAAGATATTTTACAGAATATTTCACGCGTTGTCGTATGTAAAAATACCTCTGGACGCCGGCGATTTCTCATTGATAGACAAGAAGGTTGCCGAGCATATGAAGAAGCTCCCGGAGCGCGATAGATTTTTGAGAGGATTACGCGCCTGGGTAGGCTTCAGACAGGTGGGAGTTTCGTATGTACGAGCGGAAAGGATGTTCGGTAAAACTACAAACAATTTCCTGAAAAACTTTAATTGGGCCACAAAAGGAATTTTTTCGTTCTCGTATGTTCCGCTAGAAATAATAACGCTATTTTCATTCATAATATTCCTTGTAGCAATATTTGGAATGATTGCGCAAATAATTATCAGGATACTTACGCCCAGCACACCGCATGGGGTTACAACTATTTTGGTAGTGGTATTATTTGTGGGAGCGGTGCAACTGCTTTCGCTGAGTATCCTAGGTCAATATATCGGCAAAATATTCGAAGAAGTTAAACAGAGGCCTAAATATATTGTGAAGAGCATATACCGAAAAGGGCAAAATGCTGAACGGTAA
- a CDS encoding 1-deoxy-D-xylulose-5-phosphate synthase N-terminal domain-containing protein: MKMTKEQKHLRRRIIEISHEKHLSHLGSCLSAVDILSAIYKIKRDNERLVLSGGHAGIALYAILEKHGLLKTPDIKNLSIHPNRNPAIGIDVSSGSLGQGLPIAVGMALADRRKGVYCVVTDGECAEGSIWESLRIALDERVDNLKIVINVNGWAAYRSVSLSLLCNRVKGFGYNVKPVNGHDMKELLRVLSAQFHGHPLVVLAKTTVEQLPFLNGQDAHYYVMTDADFKLAKERFI, from the coding sequence ATGAAGATGACTAAAGAACAAAAACATCTCCGCCGGCGTATTATAGAGATAAGCCATGAGAAACACCTGTCGCATTTAGGGTCATGCTTGAGCGCGGTAGATATATTATCCGCTATTTATAAGATCAAGCGCGATAATGAGCGGCTTGTCCTGTCGGGCGGGCATGCGGGTATCGCGCTTTATGCCATTTTGGAAAAACACGGACTGTTAAAAACCCCAGATATAAAAAATCTTTCCATACATCCCAATAGAAACCCCGCGATAGGCATTGATGTATCATCCGGAAGCCTGGGGCAAGGGCTTCCCATAGCCGTGGGCATGGCATTAGCGGACAGGCGGAAGGGTGTTTATTGTGTCGTCACAGACGGTGAATGCGCCGAAGGGAGTATCTGGGAATCGCTTCGAATAGCTCTGGACGAGAGAGTCGATAATTTGAAAATAGTAATTAATGTGAACGGTTGGGCCGCGTATAGGTCTGTTTCATTATCATTGCTTTGTAATAGGGTAAAAGGATTTGGGTATAATGTAAAACCGGTAAACGGGCATGATATGAAGGAGCTTCTACGGGTATTATCGGCGCAATTTCATGGACATCCTTTAGTTGTTCTTGCCAAAACTACAGTTGAACAGCTCCCGTTTTTAAATGGTCAGGATGCTCACTATTATGTTATGACAGATGCGGATTTTAAATTAGCAAAGGAAAGATTTATATGA
- a CDS encoding 4Fe-4S binding protein: MKQLLIDLDTCSACGECGAICSYIQHPSNNGVMSLIEFAHFALVCRRCEDSPCVASCPWEALEFQRTNMLKRYTMRCTSCKSCSRACPFGVIYPETIPFIVSRCDYCIGRLKEGESPVCLELCGRGGVRFGEFEEKKEDGMFKISEHLFVRTKQKWEGSGDGLPVKKRISPGV; the protein is encoded by the coding sequence ATGAAACAATTATTGATAGATCTCGATACATGTTCCGCCTGCGGAGAATGCGGCGCTATCTGCAGTTACATACAGCATCCGTCGAACAACGGCGTGATGAGCCTGATAGAGTTCGCGCACTTCGCGCTCGTCTGCAGGCGGTGCGAGGATTCGCCCTGTGTGGCGTCGTGCCCGTGGGAGGCGCTCGAGTTCCAGAGGACGAACATGCTCAAGCGCTATACGATGCGCTGTACCTCGTGCAAATCGTGCTCGAGGGCGTGTCCGTTCGGCGTGATATACCCGGAAACAATACCTTTTATAGTTTCGAGATGCGACTATTGCATAGGACGTCTCAAAGAAGGTGAGTCGCCTGTCTGCTTGGAGCTTTGCGGCCGCGGCGGTGTACGTTTTGGCGAGTTCGAGGAGAAAAAAGAAGACGGTATGTTTAAAATATCGGAACATCTTTTTGTACGGACGAAACAAAAATGGGAAGGAAGCGGCGACGGTTTGCCTGTAAAAAAGCGCATCTCGCCGGGCGTATGA
- a CDS encoding NADH-quinone oxidoreductase subunit C, giving the protein MKIDDAIKKIQDQFGAKVRKIDKKNGKRCYIDIEPADVVEFTKYIFKDLGLRFNIATAVDDFKSIEILYHFADDVSGYIVSLRAIMKDKNDPHIDTITTVTKSAWWIEREIHELFGVHFNGNNDLRPLLLSDDWPSGVYPLRKNFVVPKRDSRKA; this is encoded by the coding sequence ATGAAGATAGACGACGCAATAAAAAAAATACAGGACCAATTCGGCGCAAAAGTTCGCAAGATCGACAAAAAGAACGGGAAGCGCTGTTATATTGACATCGAGCCTGCCGATGTTGTCGAATTCACGAAATATATATTCAAGGATCTGGGCCTCAGATTCAATATAGCCACGGCCGTGGACGATTTTAAATCGATAGAGATACTCTATCATTTCGCCGATGACGTTTCGGGATACATCGTATCGCTGAGAGCGATAATGAAGGATAAGAATGATCCGCATATCGATACCATTACGACGGTAACGAAGTCCGCCTGGTGGATAGAAAGGGAGATTCACGAATTATTCGGCGTTCATTTTAACGGCAACAATGATTTGCGTCCGCTTCTTCTGTCGGACGATTGGCCGTCGGGCGTATATCCTTTAAGAAAAAATTTCGTAGTGCCGAAGAGAGATTCGAGGAAAGCATAA
- a CDS encoding prepilin-type N-terminal cleavage/methylation domain-containing protein, which yields MRNRKGFTLIELIIVIIIIGILAAIAAPMMSVNVNRAKRSEAIAAMGAIRTAARLYYAENTAWPAGLANMSSYITTGDLNGTYYSGSNYTISSATNTISASNATAALAVNMNLLTGTIDNP from the coding sequence ATGAGAAACAGAAAGGGCTTTACGTTAATTGAACTTATTATAGTAATTATAATTATTGGTATATTGGCCGCGATAGCCGCTCCGATGATGAGTGTTAATGTGAATAGGGCGAAGAGATCGGAAGCCATAGCGGCGATGGGCGCTATAAGAACAGCCGCACGGTTGTATTATGCTGAAAATACTGCTTGGCCGGCTGGTTTAGCCAATATGTCAAGCTATATAACTACCGGCGATTTGAATGGTACATATTATTCCGGTTCTAATTACACTATTTCTTCGGCTACCAATACCATTAGCGCATCTAACGCTACCGCTGCGTTAGCTGTTAATATGAATCTTTTAACTGGTACGATAGATAATCCATAA
- a CDS encoding FAD/NAD(P)-binding protein, whose amino-acid sequence MNNPYAYTEAEILKVVDETQNIKTFTLRPKTGIGFRAGQFMDVSLPGIGEAPFTPSSNHYVKDVLDFTIMRAGRVTSLIHQAKAGDIVGVRGPYGLGYPLNEFKGKEVFIVGGGVGLAPLRALLYALFNEVNDYKKIVLKYGAKTSKDIVYKNEIDSWRAKAGHVDIEISVDVGDDTWKGNVGLVTTVLKPGLVDVNNAVAIVCGPPIMMKFVTFKLLDLGFKENTVYLSMEKNMSCGIGKCGHCRIGPYYACKDGPVFTYDKIKDLPNIWD is encoded by the coding sequence ATGAATAATCCATACGCATATACAGAAGCCGAGATATTGAAGGTCGTCGATGAGACGCAGAATATAAAGACGTTTACGCTCAGGCCCAAGACGGGAATAGGTTTCCGCGCGGGGCAATTCATGGACGTGTCGCTTCCCGGGATTGGAGAGGCGCCGTTCACGCCGTCATCCAATCACTATGTCAAAGACGTGCTGGATTTTACCATCATGCGCGCAGGCCGCGTAACAAGCCTCATTCATCAGGCGAAGGCCGGCGATATAGTGGGCGTCAGGGGGCCGTACGGGCTTGGTTATCCGCTGAATGAGTTTAAGGGTAAAGAGGTTTTTATCGTCGGCGGCGGCGTGGGGCTGGCGCCGCTCCGTGCACTGCTTTACGCGCTCTTTAACGAAGTTAACGACTACAAGAAGATAGTATTGAAATACGGGGCGAAGACATCGAAGGATATCGTATATAAGAACGAGATAGATTCGTGGCGCGCCAAAGCCGGCCATGTGGATATCGAAATAAGCGTCGATGTGGGCGACGATACATGGAAGGGCAACGTAGGATTGGTTACGACGGTGTTAAAACCCGGGTTGGTAGATGTGAATAACGCCGTCGCCATAGTCTGCGGGCCTCCGATAATGATGAAGTTCGTTACTTTTAAACTGCTCGACCTGGGCTTTAAAGAGAACACGGTTTATTTATCGATGGAGAAGAATATGTCCTGCGGTATAGGTAAGTGCGGCCATTGCAGGATAGGGCCATATTACGCGTGTAAGGACGGCCCAGTATTTACATACGACAAGATAAAAGATCTGCCGAATATCTGGGATTAG
- a CDS encoding type II secretion system F family protein, with the protein MAHFNYVAKNDKGKTVKAREFAISERELVVRLARKNLTVISVTKLAEATFLGHLTRQSPHIGVFDQMVFCRQLATLLKGGVTLVKGLEIISSETESPKVQAAVSEVAHYIKQGDSFSIAMKKMTHMFSPLFITMVEAGERVGALDVMLTRLSKYLAAQDRLGKKILTAIAYPSAVMVFFMGAIGVMTIFLIPKFKSMYSSFGSQLPPFTLFVFGMSDFVIRYIAFIAGGIVALILYIRFVLLKTKHGKYLFDLAILKIPFFGNIMKKASFSKFSRTLSTLLDQGIAVPEALDLVGKTAGNAVIETASAKASKLIVDGEKIPEAFRKAEVFPTLVIQMASVGMESGNLPELLDKTADFYEEEVDTFLGIMSSLIEPVLIVALGVILAVFIVALYLPIFKLSQAVHG; encoded by the coding sequence ATGGCGCATTTTAATTATGTGGCTAAAAATGATAAAGGTAAAACCGTAAAGGCGCGGGAGTTTGCCATATCGGAGCGCGAGCTTGTTGTGCGCCTGGCGCGAAAGAACCTTACGGTTATCTCTGTCACAAAGTTGGCAGAGGCAACTTTTTTAGGCCACCTGACAAGGCAGAGCCCGCATATCGGCGTATTCGACCAGATGGTTTTTTGTAGGCAACTCGCGACGCTTCTGAAGGGCGGGGTTACGTTAGTGAAGGGGCTTGAGATAATATCGAGCGAGACGGAAAGTCCGAAAGTCCAGGCGGCCGTCAGCGAGGTGGCGCATTATATAAAACAGGGCGATTCTTTTTCCATAGCCATGAAAAAGATGACTCATATGTTTTCTCCGCTATTCATAACAATGGTCGAGGCCGGGGAAAGGGTTGGAGCGCTCGATGTGATGCTGACGCGTTTATCTAAATATCTGGCGGCCCAGGACCGCCTGGGGAAGAAGATATTGACCGCGATAGCGTATCCTTCCGCGGTCATGGTATTTTTTATGGGAGCTATAGGCGTAATGACCATATTTCTGATCCCGAAATTCAAAAGCATGTACTCATCATTCGGTTCGCAATTGCCGCCGTTTACTCTATTTGTCTTCGGCATGAGTGATTTTGTTATCCGATACATCGCGTTTATCGCCGGCGGCATAGTAGCGCTTATTCTGTATATACGTTTTGTTCTGCTTAAAACGAAACATGGCAAATATCTATTTGATCTGGCTATTCTCAAGATACCGTTCTTTGGCAATATAATGAAGAAGGCCTCTTTTAGTAAATTCTCGAGGACGCTTTCCACTCTCCTTGATCAGGGTATAGCCGTGCCGGAAGCTCTCGACCTGGTAGGCAAGACGGCGGGAAATGCGGTAATAGAGACGGCCAGTGCTAAAGCGAGCAAACTTATAGTGGACGGCGAGAAGATACCCGAGGCGTTCAGGAAAGCCGAGGTATTTCCGACCCTGGTTATACAGATGGCGAGTGTAGGAATGGAATCCGGAAACCTGCCCGAACTATTAGACAAGACCGCTGATTTTTACGAGGAGGAAGTCGACACATTCCTCGGCATAATGTCTTCGCTTATAGAGCCCGTTCTCATCGTGGCTCTCGGCGTGATTCTGGCCGTGTTTATAGTGGCACTATATCTGCCGATATTTAAATTGAGTCAGGCTGTGCACGGATAA
- a CDS encoding class I SAM-dependent methyltransferase: protein MKLVDSRCPICGSYEDYTVIYKKNFDLADLNEDIFSARRLPDRVHYQIVKCNKDGMVRSSPTPEGAVIDGLYRQSKFTYDEEVGSLTATYINALKDVLYGISKDANILEVGCGNGFILSALRNMGYKNVFGVEPSADASAKAPAEVRANIVTDVLAPGTFNTNTFGLIFFFQTLDHIYDPNFFLKICYNISQPGARIMAFNHDIESMQARMLKEKSPVIDIAHPYLYSADTIKKVFEKNGFEPVKIYSPLSIVSLRHLIRLIPMPLILKTALLNSRLAILKALLNQKIKIRLGNICLVAEKSIAKT from the coding sequence ATGAAATTAGTCGATAGCAGATGCCCTATATGCGGTTCGTACGAAGATTATACGGTTATTTATAAAAAGAATTTTGATTTAGCCGACCTGAATGAGGATATTTTTTCCGCCAGACGCCTGCCGGATCGCGTCCATTATCAGATCGTCAAATGCAACAAAGACGGTATGGTCAGGTCCAGCCCGACGCCGGAAGGGGCGGTGATTGACGGACTGTACCGGCAAAGCAAATTTACATATGATGAAGAGGTTGGGAGCCTGACCGCCACCTATATCAATGCGTTGAAGGATGTTCTGTACGGGATTTCAAAAGACGCGAATATACTGGAAGTAGGATGCGGAAACGGGTTTATTTTAAGCGCGTTACGAAACATGGGGTATAAGAACGTTTTTGGTGTAGAGCCCAGCGCCGACGCTTCGGCAAAAGCCCCCGCCGAGGTCAGGGCTAATATCGTGACGGATGTTCTCGCCCCCGGCACTTTTAACACGAACACATTCGGCCTGATATTCTTTTTCCAGACGCTCGACCATATATACGACCCAAATTTTTTTTTAAAGATATGTTATAATATATCACAGCCCGGCGCTCGTATTATGGCCTTTAATCACGACATAGAAAGCATGCAGGCCAGGATGCTGAAAGAGAAGAGCCCTGTAATCGACATAGCACATCCGTATCTTTATAGTGCGGATACCATTAAGAAAGTGTTTGAAAAAAATGGTTTCGAACCGGTTAAGATATATTCTCCGCTCAGTATAGTTTCTTTAAGACATTTGATACGGCTGATTCCCATGCCCCTGATATTAAAAACAGCACTGTTAAATTCGAGGTTGGCTATCCTAAAAGCTTTATTAAATCAAAAGATAAAGATAAGGCTCGGTAATATATGCCTGGTAGCTGAGAAGAGCATTGCCAAAACATAA
- a CDS encoding 4Fe-4S dicluster domain-containing protein, which produces MEKKTYKITKKDLYDLFARLSANYRVFLPYADGQRLDFGEFDPKKEDRIELGGIRQSRPVKGFINPPREKILDTSRKDKRPVILAGVKACDLASFILQDFVFLKGEVEDPFYAENRNNTIIIGCDCTYAKETCFCLAMEGAPYPQKNFDINLSPAGDSFIVEVASEKGENIINNFKMFFKNHSATDLNVRQANREKVSREVRYFIDKRGTPDTSAIRGAVKKSYNLTELWKDFASTCVECGACNLVCPTCHCFLLYDEKTAGGNKRFRMWDACMYNTFARVAGGANPRKRLYERLRNRFEKKFDFFPQILNYFACTGCGRCIEACPGDIDLREVLKGLVTGKWNKPPHE; this is translated from the coding sequence ATGGAAAAGAAGACATACAAAATCACCAAAAAAGATCTATACGATCTCTTTGCAAGGCTATCCGCAAATTATAGGGTTTTCCTGCCTTATGCCGACGGGCAGAGGCTTGACTTCGGCGAATTCGATCCCAAAAAAGAAGACAGAATAGAGCTGGGCGGTATAAGACAGAGCCGGCCCGTCAAAGGTTTCATAAATCCTCCGAGAGAGAAGATACTAGACACTTCCCGTAAAGATAAACGTCCTGTCATTCTCGCCGGCGTAAAAGCCTGCGATCTCGCAAGTTTTATACTGCAGGATTTTGTATTTCTGAAAGGCGAGGTCGAGGATCCTTTCTACGCCGAGAACAGGAATAATACCATAATAATAGGCTGTGACTGCACTTACGCTAAAGAGACATGTTTTTGCCTTGCCATGGAAGGCGCGCCTTATCCGCAGAAAAATTTCGATATCAATCTGTCGCCAGCCGGCGATTCATTCATCGTCGAGGTCGCGAGCGAAAAAGGCGAAAATATAATAAATAATTTCAAGATGTTCTTCAAAAATCATTCCGCGACGGACTTGAATGTCCGGCAGGCCAACCGCGAGAAAGTTTCGAGAGAAGTCCGGTATTTTATCGATAAAAGAGGAACACCGGATACCTCCGCGATAAGAGGCGCCGTGAAGAAGAGCTATAACCTTACGGAGCTATGGAAGGATTTCGCTTCCACCTGCGTCGAATGCGGAGCGTGCAACCTCGTATGCCCGACGTGCCACTGCTTCCTTTTATACGACGAGAAGACCGCCGGCGGCAACAAGCGTTTCAGGATGTGGGACGCGTGCATGTATAACACGTTTGCCAGAGTTGCCGGAGGCGCGAACCCGAGGAAGCGCCTTTATGAGCGCCTGCGCAACAGGTTCGAAAAGAAATTCGATTTCTTTCCGCAAATCCTGAATTATTTCGCCTGCACGGGATGCGGCCGTTGCATCGAGGCCTGCCCCGGCGACATAGATCTGCGGGAGGTTTTAAAAGGACTGGTAACCGGTAAATGGAATAAGCCGCCGCATGAATAA